A part of Bacteroidota bacterium genomic DNA contains:
- a CDS encoding Glu/Leu/Phe/Val dehydrogenase → MSVINQESVETKLNLFEGLKTYDHEQIVFCQDNATGLKAIIAIHNTVLGPGLGGTRMWAYNNEQDAINDVMRLSRGMTYKAALAGLNLGGAKAVIIGDAKIHKTEALMRKFGRFVENLSGKYITAEDVGTTTLDMEHVRMETKHVVGLPKNMGGGGDPSPVTAYGVYMGMKASAKHAWGNDGLSGKTIAIQGIGKVGGHLIEYLTKEGAKIYVADINSEAVDHYVNKFGCIGVPTQDIIGLDVDVFAPCALGAVLNTENIEKLKCSVVCGAANNQLADEKVHGPMLVQKGIAYAPDYLVNAGGLINVYQEHNGYVEERAMSATQKIYDICLAIHKKAADEGIHTQLAANSLAEKRVNDMMKVHSTY, encoded by the coding sequence ATGTCAGTAATAAACCAAGAAAGCGTAGAAACCAAGCTGAACCTATTTGAAGGCCTGAAAACATACGACCATGAGCAGATTGTTTTTTGCCAGGACAATGCTACTGGGCTCAAAGCCATCATAGCCATTCACAATACGGTTTTAGGCCCTGGTCTTGGCGGAACCCGCATGTGGGCATACAATAATGAACAAGATGCCATCAATGATGTGATGCGTCTTTCGAGAGGCATGACTTATAAAGCAGCATTGGCTGGCTTAAACTTGGGTGGTGCCAAAGCAGTGATTATCGGTGATGCAAAAATCCATAAAACTGAAGCCCTAATGCGTAAGTTCGGACGCTTTGTGGAAAACCTAAGTGGCAAATATATTACTGCTGAAGATGTGGGAACCACCACTTTAGATATGGAACATGTGCGTATGGAAACCAAACACGTGGTAGGCTTACCCAAAAACATGGGTGGCGGTGGAGACCCCTCGCCTGTTACCGCTTACGGCGTATATATGGGCATGAAAGCTTCTGCCAAACATGCTTGGGGTAATGATGGCCTTAGCGGTAAAACCATTGCTATTCAAGGAATTGGAAAAGTAGGCGGACATTTAATTGAATATCTCACCAAAGAAGGGGCTAAAATATATGTAGCCGATATCAATAGTGAAGCTGTTGACCATTACGTAAATAAATTTGGCTGTATTGGAGTTCCTACTCAAGATATCATAGGATTGGATGTGGACGTTTTTGCTCCGTGTGCCTTAGGAGCCGTACTCAATACCGAAAATATCGAGAAGCTAAAATGCTCCGTAGTATGTGGTGCCGCAAATAACCAATTGGCCGATGAAAAAGTTCATGGTCCTATGTTGGTGCAGAAAGGAATTGCTTATGCCCCTGACTATTTGGTAAATGCTGGAGGACTTATCAATGTATACCAAGAACATAATGGATACGTGGAAGAACGTGCCATGAGTGCTACACAAAAAATTTATGACATTTGCCTTGCCATTCATAAAAAAGCTGCCGATGAGGGAATACATACCCAATTAGCCGCAAACAGTTTGGCTGAAAAAAGGGTGAATGACATGATGAAAGTGCATAGCACGTACTAG